The genomic interval TATTCACTTAAACTCCAGACCCTCTCACTTAGAGTTAACTGATTGTACTGCCTTAAAAACCTTTTGTGTAATATGGCCCAATAGTGGTCGATACCCTAAATACATGATTGTAATAAAGTCGTTATGTACGTGTATTACTTCCCAAACTTCATCGTACTAAGTTGTTGGAAGTGTAAGTTTATTCTTCTCACAAACTTGATTGTACTAAGTTGTTGTGAGAAGATTGAGAATCGTCAGGCGACAAAAGGGTTCTTGAActtcttttgtaatcaagtgaTTAATTTGTTAGTAATTAAATCATTTGAGTGAAAAGGTAAAAAATCTATGTGACAAAATGAATAGACATGACTATCATATTGGCATTGAAATAGAATACAAATAACCATGTGATTCTCTTatcttcaaatatttatttttatcatcacGTCATCTTCaacaataatttcataatttatattgatgtttttaaagatatttaataactttgttattttcataaaagatttgaaaaaattaaattcaaatattatttcttgtgttttttacTGCATTCGAaaagagatatattttaaaagattaagaTAATATAACCTCTTAAATAATCATAAGTATATTGAGATATTAGTTTTTGACTTGCTACTACTATAATCACTTAAAGATGTCAACAAGAGAGGCAATAATGTGAAGTAATCTCCCACTACGCGTCTCCGTCACTCAAAAATCCCATATCTTCATTCCCACTCCTCGATTTGAAGAGTTCTTTCTTTTTGTCTCCATCCAACAAAACTCCTAGAGACTGAGTCAAcctaaacaaataattatatttgtcttattttcaatcaaatttAGTAGTAAACACATTAAAACTTATCTCAAATTATTGTAAGTTTTGAGATAACAACAACCATAACATATAAAACAAACTTTCACATATTATATGAAAAAGACACATAAAtgcaatatataaaatacttaaatatataaatacaaatattattttaacaaattgttCAGAAACGGTTTCCTACAAAACAGAGAAAACAGGAAAAATTTCCAATTCAGGAAACCTTTCAAATaggacaatttaaaaaataaaagagccaattgatgaatttatttaacaaataaaagttgaaaattATACTTTGTGCCTCACACTTATACTTCTACCctcttattttatataaactattcttttattcctttttatttatttataattttttttaccccACTAAATTtttggaaattttaaaaaaagatttcaaaatatatgttttttttatttaaaaaaattgaattgtgtgctggaaattttttttaaaaaatctgatacataaacttcaaaaatacaTGTGTAacgaaaaatttaaaaaaagttttatgaTATACAAAAAagctttttttaagttttttatttacaaattttaatttttcaaaaatacatatgtgtaccagaaattttgatattttttttggtaGACTGACGTTAGGATTTAAACTCTAAACtctaccaaaaaaaaataaacttatgtgttggaaaatttaaaaagaaaatcgatacatataatcaaaatttttaaaacacgtgagttttggattttttttattgaggtCACGGGTTTAAATCCCGTCTCCGCAACATTTTTCCTAAAAACTGGAATTCACGattaaatgttttataaaatgaaaataaatatactatTCCTATTCAATACATTCTAGTactagtaaatatatataataactaagCGGCGGATACCCGCGGCAAGGAGAAATTTTACCATTCCAACTATATCGCATTTTTATTGTACTTGATACTTTATATATCAATTCTATTTATGCAGAGCAGTGTCTGATGTCTATTAAAGGTAATATAAAAAATCGAAATCtatatatctattatatataatataatagatttaTCTTCTCAAAGACTTCCCCGATTGAAGATTTCAAACTCAAATTTGTTACAGCCCAATAACAAATCCAGACAGCAATCTAATATGGGCCGGGTCTACGAACAAGCCCAAATCAGAAGCATCGTCTGTAGTGTTCGTGCAAGAAATAAGGTACCCATTTATATGGTGAAAAAATTATCCGCAttttaaaaccctaatcttCTTCCTCACTGTCTCCTCCCTGAATCGTGTGTGTGCGGAAGAAGTCATGGTAAGTAAACAACGCTCTTCTTTCTActctcaatttcaattttggatCTGTTTTCACTGATTCGTTTCCTCTCTTATCAGGTGAAGTACTCCAGAGAACCCGATAATCCCACCAAATGTAAATCCACTCTCGCTTTCTATTTCATAAAATATCCcaatatatgaattttatagTATATAGTTTTTTATTCTCTCTAATAAATGTTTGCTTGAAGTgtttattttagattaatttaacCTAATTCGTGTCTGTGTTATGTCACTGCAGCCTGCAAAGCCAGAGGTGCTGACCTTAGGGTGCATTTCAAGGTACTAATTTTTTTCACTTTGTTACTCACGTTTTCACTTTGTTAATCACTCAGTGGTAGACCTTGTCGTGTGATTTATAGGTTTTAGAATTTGATGTGATTTTCATATGCAATACTCATCGACCAGAATAATTGATCTAGTGAATTTTCAtctcaaaaaagaaattatatatttttgtatctatttttcattttagaaACTTGGCTAACCCTCTGGACCgagttatttttcatttaatttttgtttttgaaacttCGATTTAGATTCGTTCACTTGTTTTGTTTATTCTATGATTTTTCAAAGAATTGAgattgtgtttaattttttgtttgcaGAACACTAGGGAAACAGCGTTTGCCATCAGGAAGTTGCCATTGACAAAAGCTAAAAGATATTTGGAAGATGTTTTGGCCCACAAACAGGCCATTCCTTTCAGACGCTTTTGTCGTGGTGTTGGAAGGACTGCCCAAGCTAAGAACAGACATTCTAATGGGCAAGGACGCTGGCCTATCAAGTCAGCTAAATTCATTCTTGATTGTAATGCTGAAGTATGTATTGTTtatgtaattgttttttattttgtgatgaACCCTGCACAGTATGTTGTTTACTTGCTATGTGTTATTTAAAACCAACTTTCATACACATTGTTCTTTTGATTGTTTACTCCCAGGTGAAAGGTTTGGATGTCGATGCTCTATACGTATCTCATGTCCAGGTCAACCAAGCTCAAAAGCAAAGACGTCGTACATACCGTGCTCACGGAAGAATCAATCGTATGTTGTGCTTATATTATTTATGTCTTAATGTATGTATATTGTTGTTACATTCTTAATCTTATATATATTGGTGGTGTTTTTTTGGTCAGCCTACATGTCATCTCCATGCCACATTGAACTGATTTTATCTGAGAAGGAAGAAGCTGTCCAGAAAGAGGTATTGAACGATCATCTGCTGAAATCAATTTATATCCCTATTTCTTTTGCATCAAACTTATTCGTTATTATTCTTGTAGCCCGAGTCCCAGTTGGCAACTAGCAACAAGAAGAAGTCTCAAGGTCTTTGAAGCGGCGCTTCATCATAAATTGTTATTGGAGCTTATATTTGAGGCCCTAATTTTCTAGTTTATTGAAGTAGCACTCTTTCGCTTCTTTCCCTTATGTTTGTTATGAGCTGTTTTTGAATTCTGAGCAGCAGTTTCTGTTTCCTATACTATGGTTTATGTTATTTGACTTGCTTGGAAA from Cicer arietinum cultivar CDC Frontier isolate Library 1 chromosome 5, Cicar.CDCFrontier_v2.0, whole genome shotgun sequence carries:
- the LOC101510721 gene encoding large ribosomal subunit protein uL22z-like — its product is MVKYSREPDNPTKSCKARGADLRVHFKNTRETAFAIRKLPLTKAKRYLEDVLAHKQAIPFRRFCRGVGRTAQAKNRHSNGQGRWPIKSAKFILDCNAEVKGLDVDALYVSHVQVNQAQKQRRRTYRAHGRINPYMSSPCHIELILSEKEEAVQKEPESQLATSNKKKSQGL